The Musa acuminata AAA Group cultivar baxijiao chromosome BXJ2-2, Cavendish_Baxijiao_AAA, whole genome shotgun sequence genome has a segment encoding these proteins:
- the LOC135606119 gene encoding 18.1 kDa class I heat shock protein-like isoform X1 gives MASLVSPGSGLNPPRSNAFGPISVDVWHLLDGVPFGSSSLLPVPRPPSALLSEASALISTLVDWKETPEAHVFIADLPGLKKEEVKVDVEGGRILQISGKKRDEEEDKTGTWHRVERTGGCFLRRFLLPENAKAEQARAAMADGVLTVTVPKEDVNKPHVKSIDISESTDSPEDGTLARSVSCLPALRKRSNSPSHT, from the exons ATGGCGTCGCTCGTTTCCCCCGGTTCCGGATTGAACCCTCCGCGAAGCAACGCCTTCGGCCCCATCTCCGTCGACGTGTGGCATCTCCTCGACGGCGTCCCCTTCGGTTCCTCCTCTCTCCTCCCCGTCCCCCGACCCCCGTCCGCTCTCCTGAGCGAAGCCTCGGCGCTCATCTCCACCCTCGTCGACTGGAAGGAGACACCGGAGGCGCACGTCTTCATAGCCGACCTCCCGGGGCTGAAGAAGGAGGAGGTGAAGGTGGACGTGGAGGGCGGCCGTATCCTACAGATCAGCGGTAAGAAGAGGGACGAGGAGGAGGATAAGACCGGTACCTGGCACCGCGTGGAGCGAACCGGTGGCTGCTTCCTGCGGCGGTTCCTGCTGCCGGAGAACGCCAAGGCGGAGCAGGCGAGGGCAGCCATGGCGGACGGCGTGCTCACCGTCACCGTGCCCAAGGAGGATGTCAACAAGCCCCACGTCAAGTCCATCGACATCTCTG AATCGACGGACAGCCCCGAAGATGGGACACTGGCAAGATCGGTCTCATGTCTTCCAGCTTTAAGAAAAAGAAGCAACTCACCATCGCACACCTAA
- the LOC135606119 gene encoding 18.1 kDa class I heat shock protein-like isoform X2, producing MASLVSPGSGLNPPRSNAFGPISVDVWHLLDGVPFGSSSLLPVPRPPSALLSEASALISTLVDWKETPEAHVFIADLPGLKKEEVKVDVEGGRILQISGKKRDEEEDKTGTWHRVERTGGCFLRRFLLPENAKAEQARAAMADGVLTVTVPKEDVNKPHVKSIDISG from the coding sequence ATGGCGTCGCTCGTTTCCCCCGGTTCCGGATTGAACCCTCCGCGAAGCAACGCCTTCGGCCCCATCTCCGTCGACGTGTGGCATCTCCTCGACGGCGTCCCCTTCGGTTCCTCCTCTCTCCTCCCCGTCCCCCGACCCCCGTCCGCTCTCCTGAGCGAAGCCTCGGCGCTCATCTCCACCCTCGTCGACTGGAAGGAGACACCGGAGGCGCACGTCTTCATAGCCGACCTCCCGGGGCTGAAGAAGGAGGAGGTGAAGGTGGACGTGGAGGGCGGCCGTATCCTACAGATCAGCGGTAAGAAGAGGGACGAGGAGGAGGATAAGACCGGTACCTGGCACCGCGTGGAGCGAACCGGTGGCTGCTTCCTGCGGCGGTTCCTGCTGCCGGAGAACGCCAAGGCGGAGCAGGCGAGGGCAGCCATGGCGGACGGCGTGCTCACCGTCACCGTGCCCAAGGAGGATGTCAACAAGCCCCACGTCAAGTCCATCGACATCTCTGGTTAG